A region of Chloracidobacterium sp. DNA encodes the following proteins:
- a CDS encoding mechanosensitive ion channel has product MLLVGDAGHIHRSKRVPRNNEDPKRPDSSVYLRLGNCGCSFVIGYIVVVLILSIIFSDRLGGLTVALGVAGAGIAFALQEVIASCAGWFAISFAGFYNPGDRVEVGGIRGDVIDVSFLRTTLMEVGEWVNGDLYTGRLVRVANSFVFKAPVYNYSGDFPFLWDEITVPVKYGSDHRLARKILEDISKDLVGVYSKNAASEWQDFSRRFLLENASTEPMVTLIANDNWIEFTVRYIVDFKKRRVTKDALFTLILDEFEKTDGKVGFASATFQIVETPVFDVRLSNNS; this is encoded by the coding sequence ATACTTTTGGTTGGCGACGCGGGTCACATACATCGATCAAAAAGGGTCCCTCGTAATAACGAGGATCCGAAGCGGCCCGACTCAAGTGTCTATTTGAGGTTGGGTAATTGTGGATGCTCCTTCGTCATCGGATACATCGTTGTAGTCCTGATCCTCTCGATAATATTTAGCGACCGACTTGGCGGCCTGACGGTCGCCCTCGGTGTCGCGGGTGCTGGTATCGCGTTCGCTCTGCAGGAGGTGATAGCCAGTTGTGCGGGCTGGTTCGCCATATCGTTTGCCGGATTTTACAACCCTGGCGACCGGGTCGAGGTCGGCGGAATAAGGGGCGACGTTATCGATGTAAGTTTCCTACGAACAACGCTGATGGAAGTCGGCGAATGGGTTAACGGAGACCTTTACACGGGCAGGCTCGTTCGGGTGGCCAACAGCTTTGTTTTCAAAGCTCCGGTCTATAATTATTCCGGAGATTTTCCATTCTTGTGGGACGAGATCACGGTGCCCGTAAAATACGGAAGCGATCATCGGTTAGCTCGAAAGATTCTCGAAGATATTTCCAAGGACCTTGTCGGAGTCTATTCAAAAAATGCAGCGTCCGAATGGCAGGATTTCTCAAGAAGATTCTTGCTGGAAAACGCGTCCACAGAACCGATGGTCACGTTGATCGCCAACGACAATTGGATCGAGTTCACCGTTCGTTATATCGTCGATTTCAAAAAACGGCGAGTGACAAAAGACGCGCTTTTTACTCTTATTCTGGATGAGTTTGAGAAGACGGACGGGAAGGTCGGCTTCGCCTCCGCTACATTCCAAATCGTCGAAACGCCCGTATTCGACGTTCGGTTGTCTAACAACTCGTGA
- a CDS encoding carboxypeptidase regulatory-like domain-containing protein, with protein sequence MKITRLIVLVTICLTAMAGVIAQSGGMFVIQKSVIAGGGGSTSGGIFMLDGTIGQCVAGENSTGGSFSLASGFGAISGVTPTSTPTATSTSTPTATPTATPAGGAITGTVTYGNAIPAATRFVSNVQISGAGSVPVSIFTGGIGATEGQYLLSGFGADAYTVMPTKTGGVNGSIGSFDAARIAQHAAGPPLPQLTGSQLLVADVSNNGAITSFDAGMVAKFAAGPPYAAPGIGLTGAWKFAPASRDYPSVAASIAGEDYSALLMGEVSGNCANTGARPTAGGNGPERSTAVNLPRLLTPADNDVVIPVAIQGAANKGIISYEFDLRYDPTVIQPQADPVDLAGSVSSKLSAVANPSEPGLLRIVVYGPLRIDGNGVLLNLRFTAVGAPGSVSPLTWERVMFNEGDPGTLASDGQVELLAAAPNQAEISGRLLTTMGQRIPNARVTLTDTAVQSRSVVSNGFGVYRFGGLQVGQTYTISVQSHLTFTPLTVSVTGQLASVDMIAEP encoded by the coding sequence ATGAAGATCACAAGACTTATAGTTTTGGTCACAATATGCCTCACCGCTATGGCGGGTGTCATTGCCCAATCGGGTGGTATGTTTGTCATTCAAAAGTCCGTGATCGCGGGTGGAGGTGGATCGACATCCGGCGGCATTTTTATGCTCGACGGCACGATCGGGCAGTGCGTTGCTGGGGAAAACTCGACCGGCGGCAGTTTTAGTTTGGCTTCAGGGTTCGGGGCAATCTCTGGGGTGACACCGACCAGTACGCCAACGGCAACATCGACGAGCACTCCAACTGCAACGCCGACTGCAACGCCGGCGGGTGGTGCTATTACCGGAACAGTGACATATGGTAACGCTATTCCAGCGGCCACGCGTTTTGTTTCTAACGTCCAGATAAGCGGTGCTGGTTCGGTTCCGGTTTCTATTTTCACCGGTGGGATCGGGGCGACTGAGGGACAATATTTGCTGAGCGGATTTGGGGCGGATGCTTACACCGTTATGCCTACTAAGACGGGTGGTGTGAACGGTTCCATCGGATCTTTCGACGCGGCACGGATCGCGCAACATGCCGCCGGGCCGCCACTGCCACAGTTGACTGGATCCCAATTGCTTGTGGCCGATGTCAGCAACAATGGAGCAATCACGTCATTCGATGCGGGAATGGTTGCAAAATTCGCCGCAGGACCGCCGTATGCGGCTCCGGGAATTGGATTAACAGGAGCCTGGAAATTCGCCCCGGCAAGCAGGGATTATCCATCGGTTGCTGCCAGCATCGCGGGCGAGGATTACTCGGCTCTGCTGATGGGTGAGGTTTCAGGGAACTGTGCAAATACCGGTGCCCGTCCGACTGCTGGCGGCAACGGGCCGGAAAGAAGCACGGCGGTCAATCTGCCGCGTCTCTTAACGCCGGCTGACAACGATGTTGTTATACCGGTCGCCATACAGGGAGCGGCGAATAAGGGAATTATCTCTTATGAGTTCGATCTCAGATATGATCCAACGGTGATACAGCCACAGGCAGATCCGGTCGATCTCGCAGGAAGCGTCAGCAGCAAGCTTTCTGCCGTGGCCAACCCCAGCGAACCGGGGCTTCTGAGAATCGTAGTCTATGGCCCGCTGCGGATAGACGGCAACGGCGTTCTTCTGAACCTCAGATTCACCGCAGTCGGAGCACCTGGTTCGGTATCACCGCTTACGTGGGAACGTGTCATGTTCAACGAAGGCGATCCTGGAACGCTTGCCTCTGACGGACAGGTCGAGCTTTTAGCAGCGGCACCAAACCAGGCCGAGATCAGCGGACGCCTGCTGACAACAATGGGACAACGCATTCCAAATGCTCGCGTCACGTTGACCGACACAGCCGTCCAAAGCCGCTCAGTTGTTTCAAACGGCTTCGGCGTTTACCGGTTCGGCGGCCTACAGGTTGGTCAGACCTATACTATCAGTGTCCAGTCGCACCTGACGTTCACGCCGTTGACGGTGAGCGTTACCGGCCAACTGGCGAGTGTGGATATGATCGCTGAGCCGTAA
- a CDS encoding nuclear transport factor 2 family protein encodes MKQLVITIFAIAMLAFAAPAQSNDEKEILKIHTGLEQAYKNNEIAPFEAALADDYVGAFPDGVAMDRKGVLDDMRKEIAKPTYKTVSESSDGIKVKVIGSVAYITSNWTAVALPVNDAKPEPHTDKGRYTGIYEKRGGKWMLVAEHFSEAQHDRKLMEQAVIKASESYDAAIKSRDKAAYERLLYKDYFFTDENGKIVSRADDIARVSTTDTVIITTETSDKKVRIVGNTAAVETGMYHVTGTNKGTAFDETARYTTTWIWRELRWQVIADHVSLVKK; translated from the coding sequence ATGAAACAACTAGTAATTACAATTTTCGCGATTGCCATGCTGGCATTTGCCGCCCCCGCTCAGTCGAATGACGAGAAAGAGATCCTAAAGATCCACACTGGCCTCGAACAGGCTTACAAGAATAATGAGATCGCTCCATTTGAGGCGGCGCTTGCAGATGATTATGTCGGCGCTTTTCCGGACGGGGTTGCGATGGATCGCAAGGGAGTCTTAGACGATATGCGAAAAGAGATCGCTAAACCGACCTATAAGACCGTTTCCGAAAGCAGCGACGGCATCAAGGTCAAGGTGATCGGCTCAGTCGCTTACATTACTTCAAACTGGACTGCCGTTGCTCTGCCGGTCAACGACGCGAAACCCGAACCACACACGGACAAAGGACGCTACACGGGCATATACGAAAAACGTGGCGGCAAATGGATGCTTGTAGCGGAACATTTTTCAGAGGCTCAGCACGACCGCAAGCTGATGGAACAAGCAGTGATCAAAGCAAGTGAGAGCTATGACGCCGCAATTAAGAGCCGTGACAAAGCCGCTTACGAAAGACTGCTGTATAAAGATTATTTCTTTACGGATGAGAACGGCAAAATCGTCTCGAGAGCTGATGACATTGCACGCGTGTCCACGACCGACACGGTAATCATCACTACTGAGACTTCGGATAAAAAGGTTCGAATCGTGGGCAACACCGCGGCAGTAGAAACGGGCATGTATCACGTCACCGGGACCAACAAAGGCACGGCCTTTGACGAAACCGCCCGCTATACAACGACCTGGATCTGGCGAGAACTTCGCTGGCAGGTTATCGCAGATCATGTTTCCCTCGTCAAAAAGTAA
- a CDS encoding winged helix-turn-helix domain-containing protein: MDCARRSLKRNGEPLTLTSKTFDLLQQLVENHGSVLSKDELLDRVWPGQFVEENNLSVQISALRRVFGDKNGAYRFITTVPGKGYSFIETVKRSGNEGSTDANAAPQRVSPANLYEGESVFGRSEEIAEIKSLLQSTDDGARLIILTGAGGCGKTKLAQAVAGELSADFPDGVWFVELAAVNNEELLALTVAVALGVEESSETTPVESLKNFLSERRMLLILDNFEQLISAASFIKEIIASSPSLKILVTSRVALRLSNEREFEVRPLSVPPKDIVLSAEQLNDYAAVRLFVARAKSSKKNFAMTEENASSVAEICRRLDGLPLAIELAAPRVKLLSVQSILSRLENSLQLLTGGAHDMPERQRTMRGTIEWSYDLLDEAEKIMFRRLAVFAGGFTVEAAETIAEEENARKREQSSPIDVQSVSSSTDLGIAASALDLLGSLLDNNLLVSKEQTDGSSRLQMLEVVREFAFEMLGKTGELDDLLRIHAQLFLSLADEAEPFLYGEKGIEWLARLENEHDNFRAALSWCLKNEPETAARITASLSFFWFGHSHFSEGLGWCNAALQVTENNISEARAKILLQISIFLRHRGEFEAARKITEKCLAESRELNDTVLIQKAVHGLGCIAAVQKDYSSAESYYLEALALSRNANDERRIAYTLGSLGDLEMCKGNHSAARVFLEECRVLSEKLGDRPVQTTIYYNLGAIDYFEGLYQKAALKFARSLRICKEMGFKSMMSCALDGFAALAAVGGNFELSARLAGVVDSLRESISYNNEPAEEAFRDDYLTKVHTALDENEFAAQYELGKTMNLDEALGLVVKRPRLEDGQSPDYGHQNGDFYLTDELTEVVIQTRRISRVIIEEETASA; the protein is encoded by the coding sequence ATGGATTGTGCCCGCCGTTCACTGAAGCGCAATGGCGAACCGCTAACGTTAACCTCGAAAACCTTCGACCTTTTACAGCAGCTTGTCGAGAATCACGGCAGCGTCCTTTCGAAGGACGAACTGCTTGACCGCGTCTGGCCCGGACAGTTTGTCGAGGAAAATAACCTGAGCGTCCAGATCTCGGCACTGAGGAGAGTATTTGGCGACAAAAACGGTGCGTATCGTTTCATAACGACAGTTCCTGGCAAAGGCTATTCGTTTATCGAGACGGTCAAACGAAGCGGAAATGAGGGATCGACAGACGCGAATGCGGCGCCGCAGCGTGTATCGCCGGCCAATCTTTACGAGGGCGAGTCGGTCTTTGGGCGCTCCGAAGAGATCGCGGAGATCAAGAGTTTATTACAAAGCACCGACGATGGAGCGAGACTTATCATTCTGACCGGCGCCGGCGGCTGCGGAAAGACCAAACTGGCTCAGGCTGTTGCGGGCGAGTTGTCGGCAGATTTCCCCGATGGCGTTTGGTTCGTCGAACTTGCCGCAGTAAATAATGAGGAACTCCTCGCGTTGACCGTCGCAGTAGCCCTAGGCGTTGAAGAATCGAGCGAAACAACGCCGGTAGAATCCCTGAAGAATTTTTTGAGCGAACGGCGAATGTTGCTGATCCTCGATAACTTCGAGCAATTGATCTCTGCCGCGTCGTTTATCAAAGAGATCATTGCGTCTTCGCCGTCACTAAAAATCCTGGTTACAAGCCGCGTCGCACTTCGGTTAAGTAACGAGCGGGAGTTTGAGGTGCGGCCGCTTTCGGTGCCGCCGAAGGATATAGTTTTGTCAGCCGAACAGTTGAACGATTATGCGGCGGTCCGGCTGTTTGTCGCACGGGCAAAATCGTCGAAAAAAAACTTTGCCATGACTGAGGAAAACGCTTCCAGCGTAGCCGAGATATGCCGCCGGTTGGACGGCCTGCCTTTGGCGATCGAGCTGGCAGCTCCGCGCGTCAAGTTACTTTCCGTACAATCGATCCTTTCCCGATTGGAAAATTCGCTGCAGTTGCTTACCGGTGGGGCACACGATATGCCCGAACGCCAACGAACCATGCGCGGCACGATCGAATGGAGTTACGACCTGCTCGATGAAGCCGAGAAAATAATGTTCCGGCGTCTTGCGGTATTTGCAGGTGGTTTTACCGTCGAAGCGGCAGAAACCATTGCAGAAGAAGAAAACGCGAGAAAAAGGGAGCAATCGTCCCCGATCGACGTTCAATCTGTCTCGTCATCAACGGATCTCGGCATCGCTGCCTCGGCCCTTGACCTTCTTGGTTCGCTGCTCGACAACAATCTACTTGTTTCAAAAGAGCAGACGGATGGCAGTTCGCGCTTGCAAATGCTTGAGGTTGTACGTGAATTCGCGTTTGAAATGTTGGGTAAAACCGGCGAACTTGATGATTTACTGCGAATTCACGCACAGCTATTCCTTTCTTTAGCTGATGAAGCAGAACCGTTCCTTTATGGCGAAAAAGGTATCGAGTGGCTGGCGAGGTTGGAAAACGAACACGATAATTTTCGGGCCGCTCTTTCGTGGTGTTTGAAAAACGAACCGGAAACGGCTGCCCGGATCACTGCCTCTTTGAGCTTTTTCTGGTTTGGGCACAGTCATTTTAGCGAAGGACTCGGCTGGTGTAACGCGGCATTGCAGGTTACGGAAAATAATATTTCCGAAGCACGTGCCAAAATACTTCTACAGATCTCTATATTTCTAAGGCATCGGGGCGAATTTGAAGCGGCTCGAAAAATTACTGAAAAATGCCTGGCGGAGAGCCGGGAGTTGAACGATACAGTTCTAATCCAAAAGGCTGTCCACGGGCTTGGCTGTATTGCCGCCGTTCAGAAGGATTATTCATCGGCTGAATCCTATTATCTTGAAGCCCTCGCTCTAAGCCGGAATGCAAACGACGAACGACGGATCGCTTACACCCTCGGTTCGCTAGGCGACCTGGAAATGTGTAAGGGCAATCACTCCGCCGCCCGAGTATTTCTCGAGGAGTGCCGCGTGCTCTCGGAGAAACTTGGCGACAGACCTGTTCAGACGACTATTTACTACAATCTCGGTGCGATCGACTATTTCGAAGGCCTCTATCAAAAAGCGGCACTGAAATTTGCCCGGTCACTGCGTATCTGTAAGGAAATGGGCTTCAAATCAATGATGTCGTGTGCCCTAGACGGTTTTGCCGCGCTTGCCGCAGTTGGCGGAAACTTCGAGCTATCCGCCAGACTAGCGGGCGTCGTTGATAGTTTGCGTGAATCAATCAGCTACAACAATGAACCTGCTGAAGAAGCCTTCCGCGACGATTACCTGACAAAGGTCCACACCGCTCTCGACGAAAATGAGTTTGCGGCGCAGTATGAACTTGGTAAAACAATGAATTTGGACGAAGCCCTAGGACTTGTCGTCAAACGGCCTCGGTTAGAGGACGGACAAAGCCCGGACTATGGTCATCAGAACGGAGATTTTTATCTAACTGACGAACTAACCGAAGTCGTCATCCAAACGCGCCGCATTTCGCGGGTTATTATCGAGGAAGAAACCGCTTCGGCATAA
- a CDS encoding PD40 domain-containing protein — protein MGGSSRIETVDLPGGRIICITFTPDSAAVYFLASREGEAVNSLYRVGALGGVPTKVLTGISGPVSFSPDASEIAFVRQNRDNPQTQLLVTASDGSRERTLLIRDGTEQIEPNPAWSPDGKQIAVGMMSTEKSITVCSMIGIDLSDEAIKPLSDEKWDSCHRTAWMTDGSGLVFIGTKFQEAVSTRRDQVYYLPIASGRARRLTNSGNRHEPWSLGITRANEILALPINRVSQIWSLDMGADAQKAKQITTGQSDGRGGVEALLDGNIFYLARTGDGFGIFRTSGGDVRDSKAISADLTMEELRASPDGRFLVFAAKVGGYAHLFRVGPDGSDRRQLTFGETVEVDSTVSPDGRWIVYESHFFDGVKTLYSLQKIPAEGGDPVPLLNEFCLTPHFSYDGTMISCIDGELIRVISFEKGETLKTFKAVGIPVLNSGARWTPDGQYLAYRVLQTDVGNLWLQPINGGEAHALTNFSHGDIYNFTFTPDGSRIYLAHGNPVRNAVLIKNPN, from the coding sequence GTGGGCGGATCGAGTCGGATAGAAACTGTCGATCTCCCCGGTGGAAGGATCATCTGTATCACGTTTACGCCGGATTCGGCCGCTGTTTATTTCCTGGCTTCGCGTGAGGGTGAAGCGGTGAATTCACTCTACCGCGTCGGGGCTCTCGGCGGCGTGCCGACAAAGGTCCTGACCGGTATAAGCGGCCCCGTCTCATTTTCTCCGGACGCAAGCGAAATAGCCTTCGTACGGCAAAATCGGGATAACCCTCAAACGCAGCTTTTAGTCACAGCGAGCGACGGATCCCGAGAGCGAACACTGTTAATCCGCGACGGTACCGAGCAGATCGAACCAAATCCCGCATGGTCACCTGACGGAAAGCAGATCGCGGTCGGCATGATGAGCACCGAGAAATCGATAACCGTTTGCTCAATGATCGGAATTGATCTGTCTGACGAGGCCATTAAGCCGCTTTCGGATGAAAAATGGGATAGCTGCCATCGGACCGCATGGATGACTGACGGCTCGGGCCTCGTTTTTATCGGCACGAAATTCCAGGAAGCTGTTTCGACGCGACGCGATCAGGTCTATTACCTCCCGATCGCATCGGGCAGAGCTAGACGTTTGACAAACAGCGGCAACCGCCACGAGCCATGGTCCCTGGGTATTACCAGAGCAAACGAAATTCTTGCACTGCCAATTAATCGCGTCTCGCAGATCTGGAGCCTGGACATGGGAGCGGATGCTCAAAAGGCAAAACAGATCACGACTGGACAATCTGATGGTCGCGGCGGAGTAGAGGCTTTGTTGGACGGCAATATCTTCTATTTAGCGAGAACGGGAGATGGTTTTGGAATTTTCCGGACCAGTGGCGGCGACGTCAGGGATAGCAAGGCGATCTCTGCCGACCTGACGATGGAAGAACTGCGTGCGTCGCCCGATGGACGTTTTTTGGTTTTCGCGGCAAAGGTCGGCGGGTACGCCCATCTTTTCCGAGTTGGTCCTGATGGTTCAGATCGCCGACAGCTGACTTTCGGAGAAACCGTTGAGGTTGATTCGACCGTCTCACCTGACGGGCGTTGGATAGTCTATGAGTCTCATTTCTTCGACGGCGTTAAAACACTATACAGTCTTCAGAAAATTCCGGCCGAAGGCGGTGATCCCGTTCCACTATTAAACGAATTTTGTCTTACACCCCATTTTTCTTACGACGGGACGATGATCTCCTGTATTGACGGGGAACTGATCAGGGTGATCTCTTTTGAAAAGGGAGAAACGCTTAAGACCTTTAAGGCTGTGGGGATCCCTGTGCTCAATAGCGGGGCTCGATGGACGCCGGATGGCCAGTATCTCGCTTACCGGGTTTTGCAAACGGATGTCGGCAACCTGTGGCTGCAGCCGATCAATGGCGGTGAAGCACACGCTCTTACTAACTTCTCACATGGCGATATCTACAATTTTACTTTCACTCCCGACGGCTCGCGCATTTATCTGGCCCACGGGAATCCGGTCCGCAATGCGGTACTCATCAAGAATCCTAATTAG
- a CDS encoding serine/threonine protein kinase has product MTDWQKVDEGIAAVIEIGTVLRSAWLDKFCAGDDDLKSEIESLLAFEGDAASFLELPFGPHAAALLDSDSNGCAGKAFGNYDVIREIGEGGMGTVFLARRNDGEFDRLVALKIIRQSIVGSRMIESFRRERQILASLNHANIALLLDGGVSQTGEPFLAMEYIDGEPISDFVRNNNLSVSERVRLFVKVCSAVAYAHRNLVVHRDIKPGNILVTAAGEPKLLDFGLAKLTRDDLSGDTAETQTAFRALTPAYASPEQLRGDAINTASDVYSLGVVFYELLTGSRPFNFDGKSLDEIIKTVTAIEPPLPSANSPSSGPDPQLKGDLDNIALMALRHEPERRYESVEQLVGDIEKYLKGLPVSARPNTVRYRAGKYINRHKVAVLAASLILLSLIGGIVVSLWQVQIAQREKEKAQSVSAFLNETLKYSNPFLNSVRKIGHETTVNEVLDEAARKLENGQFDSSPEIKAELESTVASIYFGQGKYQPAYEHLEQHITLVKNLYGENDPKVIEASLMWASLLFYRGETDKAEETFRQYLPLLQNESQKGNITADSVAGNINGFAAVCRTNGKSREAETLFRKILDLTPQLSERGRSAVATARSTLASTIADQGRFDEALGTARDAVDEYRQRSETDSPNYGFSLTVLGGFLTDKGDYDEADKDLKDAETIFRGLLSPSTLWLGDNLRNQSISLYEQGKYTEAMDKAEEALKIYNESFGKHYDNYPTTLIVKGLILTKTGQLQEGEKILREAVQLRTESLPNEHFWVALADRALGENLMIQKRFAEAEPLLKASYESLRLSQGKQNPRTVLARVSLDKLYEIQHR; this is encoded by the coding sequence ATGACAGATTGGCAAAAAGTTGATGAGGGCATTGCAGCGGTTATCGAAATTGGAACCGTTTTGCGTTCCGCATGGCTCGATAAGTTTTGTGCGGGGGACGACGACCTGAAAAGCGAGATCGAATCGCTCCTGGCCTTTGAAGGCGACGCAGCAAGTTTTCTTGAGCTGCCGTTTGGTCCTCACGCGGCGGCCCTCTTGGACTCGGATAGCAATGGGTGTGCCGGAAAGGCATTCGGCAATTACGATGTCATACGCGAGATCGGCGAAGGCGGTATGGGCACGGTGTTTCTAGCCCGCCGTAATGATGGCGAGTTTGATCGCCTGGTGGCACTCAAAATTATCCGACAATCGATTGTGGGAAGCCGCATGATCGAGAGTTTCCGGCGCGAACGCCAAATACTTGCATCGCTAAATCATGCGAACATCGCGCTCCTTCTCGACGGTGGCGTCTCTCAGACCGGTGAGCCGTTCCTCGCTATGGAATACATCGACGGCGAGCCAATTTCGGATTTTGTAAGGAATAACAATCTTTCTGTGTCTGAGCGGGTAAGACTCTTTGTGAAGGTCTGTTCCGCCGTCGCTTACGCTCACCGCAATTTGGTGGTTCACCGCGATATCAAACCCGGCAATATACTAGTCACAGCCGCGGGTGAACCAAAATTACTCGACTTTGGCCTGGCAAAACTTACCCGTGATGATCTATCGGGCGATACCGCCGAGACGCAGACCGCGTTCCGTGCTCTAACGCCCGCCTACGCCAGCCCCGAGCAGTTGCGGGGGGACGCGATTAATACCGCAAGTGATGTCTATAGTCTGGGGGTTGTGTTTTACGAACTGCTTACCGGCAGCCGTCCGTTCAACTTTGATGGTAAAAGCCTCGATGAGATCATAAAAACAGTCACCGCCATTGAGCCTCCACTTCCATCGGCAAACTCGCCATCATCGGGTCCCGATCCACAGTTGAAAGGCGACCTCGACAATATTGCACTCATGGCACTTCGCCACGAACCCGAGAGACGATACGAGTCGGTCGAACAGTTGGTAGGCGACATCGAAAAATATCTGAAAGGGTTGCCTGTTTCGGCTCGTCCGAACACGGTCCGTTATAGGGCGGGTAAGTATATCAACCGACATAAAGTTGCGGTGCTGGCGGCGAGTTTGATTTTGTTGAGTCTAATAGGCGGAATTGTTGTCAGTCTGTGGCAAGTTCAGATCGCTCAACGTGAAAAGGAAAAGGCGCAAAGCGTCAGTGCCTTTCTTAATGAAACGCTGAAATACTCGAATCCATTCTTAAATTCCGTTCGGAAAATTGGTCACGAAACAACCGTTAATGAAGTTTTGGACGAAGCGGCGCGAAAACTCGAGAACGGACAATTTGACTCCTCGCCCGAAATCAAAGCCGAACTCGAATCCACGGTTGCCTCGATCTATTTCGGGCAGGGCAAATATCAGCCAGCGTATGAACATCTTGAACAACACATTACTCTGGTCAAAAATCTTTACGGGGAAAATGATCCGAAAGTGATCGAGGCGTCGCTTATGTGGGCAAGTTTACTTTTTTACCGGGGCGAAACCGATAAAGCGGAAGAGACCTTTCGTCAATACTTGCCGTTGCTCCAAAATGAGAGCCAAAAAGGCAATATCACCGCCGATAGTGTAGCCGGAAACATCAATGGTTTCGCCGCTGTGTGTCGGACCAATGGCAAATCCCGCGAAGCAGAGACGCTGTTTCGTAAAATTTTGGATTTGACCCCGCAGCTCTCGGAACGAGGTCGTAGTGCAGTTGCGACGGCGCGAAGCACATTGGCGTCGACAATCGCCGATCAGGGCCGATTTGACGAGGCTCTAGGTACGGCTCGTGATGCGGTCGACGAGTATCGCCAACGAAGCGAAACGGATTCGCCGAATTATGGATTCTCCTTAACCGTGTTGGGCGGTTTTCTCACCGATAAAGGTGACTACGATGAAGCTGACAAAGATTTAAAGGACGCCGAAACGATTTTTCGAGGACTTCTTTCTCCGTCCACCTTATGGCTGGGCGATAATCTTCGGAACCAGTCAATTTCTTTGTATGAACAGGGGAAATATACAGAGGCAATGGATAAAGCTGAGGAGGCCTTAAAGATTTATAACGAAAGTTTTGGCAAACACTACGACAATTACCCGACTACGCTAATAGTAAAGGGTTTGATACTCACCAAAACCGGACAGCTCCAGGAAGGGGAGAAAATCTTGCGAGAAGCAGTCCAACTTCGAACCGAATCGTTGCCAAATGAACATTTTTGGGTCGCGTTAGCGGACAGAGCGTTGGGCGAAAATCTGATGATTCAAAAACGTTTTGCCGAGGCAGAACCGTTGTTGAAGGCAAGCTACGAGAGTTTGCGATTGTCACAAGGAAAACAAAATCCACGCACTGTTCTCGCTAGAGTTTCGCTTGATAAGCTTTACGAAATTCAGCACCGATGA
- a CDS encoding sigma-70 family RNA polymerase sigma factor: MSNGHHEITEILQSWRGGDAEAIEHLFPLVYDELRRQAKKYLRRERPDHTLQPTALVHEAYMKLAGESALAVESRAHFYGMASRIMRRILVDYARHHNAEKRGGAAHRYSIENIDIIPDQSAGDLLELNDALQKLEQVDERKCRVVDMRFFGGLNEAEIAEILGINEKTVRRDWQFAKLWLFRELSQGIGPK, from the coding sequence ATGTCGAACGGTCACCACGAAATTACAGAAATATTGCAGTCATGGCGTGGGGGCGACGCGGAAGCGATCGAGCACCTTTTTCCGTTGGTGTATGACGAGTTGCGGCGGCAGGCGAAAAAATATTTGCGGCGTGAGCGACCCGACCATACCTTGCAGCCGACGGCTTTGGTTCACGAAGCGTATATGAAATTGGCCGGCGAAAGCGCGTTGGCGGTTGAAAGTCGGGCCCATTTCTACGGTATGGCGTCGCGGATAATGCGCCGTATACTAGTAGATTACGCTCGGCACCATAATGCTGAGAAGCGTGGAGGAGCCGCCCACAGATATTCCATTGAGAATATAGACATCATTCCCGACCAATCCGCTGGCGACTTGCTCGAATTGAACGATGCCCTGCAAAAGCTGGAACAGGTCGACGAACGTAAATGCCGCGTCGTCGATATGCGTTTCTTCGGGGGCCTCAATGAAGCGGAGATCGCCGAGATTCTTGGCATCAACGAAAAAACCGTCCGCCGCGATTGGCAATTTGCAAAGCTTTGGTTATTTCGCGAGCTCTCGCAGGGGATCGGGCCAAAATGA